The following proteins are encoded in a genomic region of Triticum dicoccoides isolate Atlit2015 ecotype Zavitan chromosome 1B, WEW_v2.0, whole genome shotgun sequence:
- the LOC119320390 gene encoding 60S ribosomal protein L21-1 encodes MPAGHGLRSRTRDLFARPFRKKGYIPLTTYLRTYKVGEYVDVKVNGAVHKGMPHKFYHGRTGRVWNVTKRAIGVEINKQVGNRIIRKRIHVRVEHVQPSRCAEEFRLRKVKNDQLKAEAKARGEVISTKRQPLGPKPGFMVEGTTIETVTPIPYDVVNDLKGGY; translated from the exons ATGCCGGCGGGCCACGGTCTGCGGTCGCGGACGCGCGACCTGTTCGCGCGCCCGTTCCGGAAGAAGGGTTACATCCCGCTCACCACCTACCTGCGCACCTACAAGGTCGGCGAGTACGTCGACGTCAAGGTGAACGGCGCCGTGCACAAGGGTATGCCGCACAAGTTCTACCACGGCCGCACCGGACGCGTGTGGAACGTCACCAAGCGCGCCATCGGCGTCGAGATCAACAAGCAG GTTGGAAACCGCATTATCAGGAAAAGGATCCATGTCCGTGTTGAGCATGTGCAGCCATCCAGGTGTGCTGAGGAGTTCCGCCTGAGGAAAGTGAAGAACGACCAGCTCAAGGCGGAAGCCAAGGCGCGCGGTGAGGTCATCAGCACCAAGAGGCAGCCACTCGGCCCTAAACCTGGGTTCATGGTCGAGGGTACCACAATTGAGACCGTCACTCCCATTCCCTACGATGTGGTCAATGATCTCAAGGGTGGTTACTAG